A stretch of Onychomys torridus chromosome 2, mOncTor1.1, whole genome shotgun sequence DNA encodes these proteins:
- the LOC118577081 gene encoding olfactory receptor 13F1: protein MVQANWTSVTVFFFLGFSHYPKVEAIIFVLCLLMYLITLLGSTILISITILDPHLHTPMYFFLSNLSFLDIWYTSSVLTPMLANFVSGINTISFSGCASQMYFSLAMGSTECVLLSMMAYDRYVAICNPLRYSIIMNRRVCVQIAGSSWLTGCLAALVETGPVLQLSLCGKSIINHFTCEILALLKMACVDTSTVQLIMMVISIIFLPLPMLLICVSYAFILSNILRISSVDGRSKAFSTCAAHLTVVVLFYGTALSMYLKPSAVNSQEIDKFMALIYAGLIPMLNPIIYSLRNKEVKTAVKKLLMRNPFSASLTSVLK, encoded by the coding sequence ATGGTTCAGGCAAATTGGACCTCTGTCACAGTGTTTTTCTTCCTGGGATTTTCCCATTACCCCAAAGTTGAAGCCATCATATTTGTGCTGTGTCTGCTGATGTATCTGATCACCTTGCTGGGCAGTACTATTCTGATCTCCATCACCATCCTAGATCCTCACTTACATACTCCTATGTACTTTTTCCTCAGCAATCTCTCCTTTCTGGACATCTGGTATACCTCATCTGTTCTCACTCCTATGCTGGCAAACTTTGTTTCAGGGATAAACACCATCTCATTCTCAGGATGTGCTTCTCAGATGTACTTCTCTCTTGCCATGGGCTCCACTGAATGTGTGCTCCTCTCCATGATGGCCTATGATAGGTATGTGGCGATCTGTAATCCCCTGAGATATTCCATCATTATGAACAGGAGAGTCTGTGTGCAGATTGCAGGCAGCTCCTGGCTGACAGGCTGCCTCGCTGCCTTGGTAGAAACTGGGCCTGTGCTTCAGCTGTCTCTCTGTGGTAAGAGCATCATCAATCATTTCACCTGTGAAATTCTGGCTCTCTTGAAAATGGCTTGTGTAGACACTTCTACGGTACAGTTAATCATGATGGTGATCAGCATTATTTTTCTGCCATTGCCAATGCTGCTCATTTGTGTCTCCTATGCATTCATCCTCTCCAACATCTTGAGGATCAGCTCAGTGGACGGCCGAAGCAAAGCCTTTTCAACATGTGCAGCCCACTTGACTGTGGTGGTTCTCTTTTATGGGACAGCTCTCTCCATGTACCTGAAGCCCTCAGCTGTAAATTCACAGGAGATAGATAAATTTATGGCTTTGATATATGCTGGGTTAATACCAATGCTGAATCCTATCATCTATAGTTTACGGAACAAAGAAGTAAAAACGGCTGTGAAAAAATTGCTGATGAGAAATCCCTTTAGTGCTAGCTTGACTTCCGTCCTTAAATAA